Proteins encoded in a region of the Kryptolebias marmoratus isolate JLee-2015 linkage group LG14, ASM164957v2, whole genome shotgun sequence genome:
- the LOC108228657 gene encoding CD5 antigen-like, which translates to MNPEEGLYDLVVISFFLSVKLSSGAAAVPDSVRLLNGTSLCSGRLEVKSSQSSQSKQSWSSVCEADFDLQDAQVVCRELGCGPPSVLQGALYGEVEAPMWTTEFQCGGHESALLDCRSSGSARNTCSPGKAVGLTCSASSSLNLTCSDSVRLLNGTSLCSGRLEVKSSPSSQSKQSWSSVCEADFDLQDAQVVCRELGCGPPSVLQGALYGEVEAPKWTTEFQCGGHESALLDCRSSGSARNTCSPGKAVGLTCSEPVRLVGGASRCSGDLELKHLGGWTPVDGFDWTLKTAAVVCEHLDCGSAVSVGQRWKSSSTPDSSPSSLTLTCSDLLVQPIISVSSMNGVSDAQQQGFQVSRGSSFTISCSIQPQYPGGSFQLSFTSSNTPHSYIQPAVNHSAHFLFPAAEPAHQGRYSCVYNIHVFSHNFSSESRGLSLTVSDATVLLIRAVVLPLTLLVVNAGLYFYWKASRRQKWSRQENMELVVWNIRVSAAEEEGAQGAEENLRELLSHPDEFLSCHRTNHQGYHHQEGLVSH; encoded by the exons ATGAATCCAGAAGAAGGTTTGTACGATCTGGTGGTCATcagttttttcctctctgtgaagctgagctctggagctgctgctgttcctg ACTCTGTCAGGCTGCTGAATGGGACCAGTCTGTGTTCAGGCAGACTGGAGGTGAAGTCCTCCCAGTCCTCCCAGTCCAAGCAGAGCTGGTCCTCAGTGTGTGAAGCTGACTTTGACCTGCAGGATGCACAGGTGGTCTGTAGGGAGCTGGGCTGTGGGCCTCCTTCAGTCCTCCAGGGGGCGCTCTATGGAGAAGTGGAGGCTCCAATGTGGACCACAGAGTTCCAGTGTGGAGGCCATGAGTCTGCTCTCCTGGACTGTAGAAGCTCAGGCTCAGCTAGAAACACCTGCTCACCTGGCAAAGCTGTTGGACTCACCTGCTCAG cttcctcctctctgaaTCTCACCTGTTCAG ACTCTGTCAGGCTGCTGAATGGGACCAGTCTGTGTTCAGGCAGACTGGAGGTGAAGTCCTCCCCGTCCTCCCAGTCCAAGCAGAGCTGGTCCTCAGTGTGTGAAGCTGACTTTGACCTGCAGGATGCACAGGTGGTCTGTAGGGAGCTGGGCTGTGGGCCTCCTTCAGTCCTCCAGGGGGCGCTCTATGGAGAAGTGGAGGCTCCAAAGTGGACCACAGAGTTCCAGTGTGGAGGCCATGAGTCTGCTCTCCTGGACTGTAGAAGCTCAGGCTCAGCTAGAAACACCTGCTCACCTGGCAAAGCTGTTGGACTCACCTGCTCAG AACCTGTCAGGTTGGTGGGAGGAGCCAGTCGCTGTTCAGGTGACctggagctgaaacatctgggaGGATGGACACCAGTGGATGGTTTTGACTGGACCCTGAAGACAGCAGCTGTTgtctgtgaacatctggactgtggctctgctgtttctgtaggaCAGAGATGGAAGTCTTCATCCACACCAGATTCCTCTCCCTCTTCTCTGACTCTCACCTGTTCAG aCCTGCTGGTTCAGCCAATCATCTCTGTGTCCTCCATGAACGGGGTCTCTGATGCCCAGCAGCAGGGGTTTCAGGTGTCCAGGGGCTCCAGCTTCACCATCAGCTGCTCCATCCAGCCTCAGTATCCAGGAGGCTCCTTCCAgctctccttcacctcctccaacACTCCACACAGCTACATCCAGCCAGCTGTCAATCACTCtgcacacttcctgtttcctgctgcagagccCGCCCACCAAGGACGCTACAGCTGTGTTTATAACATCCACGTTTTTTCTCATAACTTCTCCTCTGAGAGCCGTGGTCTGTCTCTGACTGTCTCAG ATGCAACAGTTCTTCTCATCAGAGCGGTCGTCCTGCCGCTGACTCTGCTGGTGGTGAACGCTGGCCTGTATTTCTACTGGAAG GCCAGCAGGAGGCAGAAGTGGAGCAGGCAGGAGAACATGGAGCTGGTTGTGTGGAACATCAGagtctctgcagctgaagaggAAGGAGCTCAGGGAGCAGAggagaacctcagagagctccTCTCACATCCAGATGAATTTCTCAGCTGCCACAGAACCAACCATCAGGGTTATCACCATCAGGAAGGATTAGTTAGTCATTAA